The Athene noctua chromosome 11, bAthNoc1.hap1.1, whole genome shotgun sequence genome has a segment encoding these proteins:
- the LOC141964763 gene encoding uncharacterized protein LOC141964763, with protein sequence MADRKAESLHSSIGLLGISAGSLLLAVHFYSLPRAAPLIPNTALGVLLLILSSLLAYAGIRRSLRNAFLFLSLCLTVSVFWCGYGVVFILGGQGVLNDTGDFRNALVPGLVTFTLALLMIAVVGFLYREVVLAMIAFAVSLASAHEVAMHYSIAFGSSAVACNYMIVCLVGGYFALGRILYFLTKEKVALPGTDLAKKKTHEQIQCTSGSMNCFAVTGLILNMLSASVFGCRLLGVTGKLFIGQVPWLWAAGIYQIGICILSYRAMDVLMATFFGFTSILKFAGGYCLLYPIWQPEEPSFPTPFLVVFSILFVVLALFVTLKSPVDGLYLLFYVAYCIALACCPKGFFEGGPQGVDVAIFVASALMTLIHLYNVKASAKIPTGEGAVKTLLARSRFLKLREGADLHTPYLGYSKYADAEVLGYACSVLASFAITVTGDPQAPLATVVIPWVVVAGGILKLLGGSVAFARGKTLESSAFILYAVMWIIWGLTRYGGLYGTTRSFHTAVGIIAFMLFNGFIIFCTLFLNTAWFFYSLTFLLIAISFLLDAIHALPAGYDIAATLIFGLVSFYCFLSALFNSIFEGSCLPMGRPIVQLSGVGGGMTKCLHLPARKASSVKRIADILKNGGTCGIPTDTVYVLVAACNRPDAVEKAHHSKRQAQDRPMSLWISSLKQLEPAKHLFTPLLWDFMEAAWPSPISMVVPRGEWVDFLGMKDSAKYVGTPQSIAIRIPDCSVTTHLIDLVGPIVVTSANPTGEADTTHHNQVYAKLGDKVDAVLCDGPSPENIASTVVDCTKIDSGNIGFFRVGIIPKSQVLQVLEQVQKKHTLVPNSSTCTTKGQEEHLDHSRAVHNGVGMPASEEGVPVQSPSNGCKNHTRF encoded by the exons ATGGCAGACAGAAAAGCTGAGTCACTGCATTCTTCCATAGGGCTCTTGGGCATTTCCGCAG GATCACTCTTACTGGCAGTGCACTTCTACAGTTTACCCAGAGCAGCCCCTCTGATCCCCAACACAGCTCTAGGAGTCCTTCTGTTGATTTTATCATCTCTTTTGGCATATGCAG GAATTCGGAGAAGCCTAAGAAATGCCTTCCTGTTCTTGTCTCTCTGCCTGACTGTTTCAGTGTTCTGGTGTGGCTACGGAGTGGTCTTCATCCTGGGAGGGCAAGGAGTTTTGAACGACACTGGTGATTTCCGCAATGCCTTGGTGCCTGGCCTGGTCACGTTTACTTTGGCACTACTCATGATTGCAGTGGTGGGCTTCCTTTACAGAGAGGTCGTCCTAGCTATGATTGCTTTTGCTGTCTCACTTGCCAGTGCTCATGAAGTTGCCATGCATTATAGCATAGCTTTCGGTTCCTCTGCTGTAGCTTGCAATTACATGATTGTCTGCTTGGTTGGTGGTTATTTTGCTCTGGGAAGGATTCTTTATTTCTTAACCAAAGAGAAAGTTGCCCTCCCTGGCACAGATCTGGCCAAGAAAAAGACCCATGAACAGATCCAGTGCACCAGTGGCAGCATGAATTGTTTTGCAGTCACTGGTCTGATCCTGAACATGCTGTCTGCCAGCGTCTTTGGCTGTAGACTCCtgggtgtcactggcaaactatTTATTGGTCAAGTACCCTGGCTGTGGGCAGCTGGGATCTACCAGATTGGCATCTGCATTTTATCATACCGTGCAATGGATGTGCTAATGGCTACATTCTTTGGTTTCACTTCCATCCTGAAATTTGCTGGAGGTTATTGCCTTCTGTACCCGATCTGGCAACCAGAGGAGCCGTCTTTCCCTACTCCATTCCTGGTGGTTTTCTCAATTCTTTTTGTTGTCTTGGCTCTTTTTGTCACTCTTAAGAGCCCAGTGGATGGCCTGTATTTGCTCTTTTATGTGGCCTACTGTATTGCATTAGCTTGCTGTCCCAAGGGGTTTTTTGAAGGTGGACCTCAAGGTGTGGATGTGGCCATCTTTGTGGCCTCAGCCTTGATGACTCTAATTCACCTGTACAATGTGAAAGCAAGTGCCAAGATCCCAACAGGGGAGGGTGCTGTGAAGACCCTACTTGCTCGGAGCAGATTTCTGAAGCTTCGTGAAGGGGCAGACCTTCACACTCCCTACCTAGGGTATTCCAAGTATGCAGATGCAGAAGTACTTGGCTATGCATGCAGTGTCCTAGCTTCTTTTGCTATAACAGTGACAGGGGACCCACAGGCTCCACTTGCTACTGTTGTAATTCCATGGGTAGTGGTAGCTGGGGGGATCCTTAAGCTTCTAGGTGGCTCAGTGGCCTTCGCCCGTGGTAAAACCCTGGAGAGCAGTGCCTTCATTCTGTATGCTGTCATGTGGATCATCTGGGGCTTGACAAGATATGGTGGCCTCTATGGCACTACCAGGAGCTTCCACACAGCAGTAGGCATCATTGCTTTCATGCTCTTCAATGGCTTCATTATCTTCTGCACACTCTTCTTAAACACTGCATGGTTCTTCTACTCCCTCACTTTCTTGCTCATAGCTATCAGCTTCTTGCTGGATGCCATCCATGCTCTTCCAGCTGGCTATGACATTGCTGCCACTCTCATCTTTGGTCTGGTCAGCTTTTACTGCTTCCTATCTGCCCTTTTCAACAGCATCTTTGAAGGTTCTTGCTTACCAATGGGTAGGCCCATTGTGCAGCTTAGTGGTGTGGGGGGAGGAATGACCAAGTGCCTTCACCTGCCTGCCAGAAAAGCTTCCTCAGTCAAGAGAATTGCAG ATATCCTGAAGAATGGAGGGACTTGCGGCATCCCCACAGATACTGTGTATGTGCTTGTGGCAGCCTGTAATCGGCCTGATGCTGTGGAGAAAGCTCACCA cTCCAAGCGCCAGGCTCAGGATCGCCCCATGTCACTCTGGATTTCTAGCCTAAAGCAACTGGAACCTGCAAAGCATTTGTTCACTCCCCTCCTTTGGGACTTCATGGAGGCTGCCTGGCCATCTCCTATTAGCATGGTGGTTCCCAGAG GTGAATGGGTGGACTTCCTGGGAATGAAGGACTCTGCTAAATATGTTGGTACTCCTCAGAGCATTGCCATCCGCATCCCGGACTGCTCTGTCACCACACACCTCATTGACTTG GTTGGCCCAATTGTCGTCACATCAGCTAACCCAACGGGAGAGGCAGACACAACACATCACAACCAAGTGTATGCCAAGCTGGGAGATAAG GTGGATGCAGTTCTTTGTGATGGGCCTTCTCCAGAAAACATTGCTTCTACCGTTGTGGACTGCACCAAAATTGACAGTGGAAACATAGGATTCTTCAGAGTTGGTATCATCCCCAAGTCTCAG GTGCTTCAGGTACTGGAGCAGGTGCAGAAGAAACACACATTGGTTCCTAACAGCAGCACTTGCACCACAAAAGGCCAGGAAGAACATCTGGATCACAGTCGTGCTGTACACAATGGGGTGGGTATGCCTGCCTCGGAAGAGGGGGTGCCAGTGCAGTCCCCCAGTAACGGTTGCAAGAATCACACTCGCTTCTGA
- the LOC141964607 gene encoding glutamine amidotransferase-like class 1 domain-containing protein 3, mitochondrial, whose protein sequence is MGKRVAVVLAGCGVYDGSEIHESSAVMVHLSREGAQAEVYAPDVDQMHVVDHVKGQPTQEKRNVLVESARIARGNIKDLAKLDVKELDALIIPGGFGVAKNLSTWATQGKNCIICKEVEDVLKAFHSAKKPIGLCCISPVLAAKIFPGCELTVGHDTECEKWPYAKTAETMKELGCKHVNKHVTETHVDMKNKLVTTSAFMCNAPIHEIYDGIGKMVKEVVRLA, encoded by the exons ATGGGAAAGAGAGTGGCTGTCGTGCTGGCTGGCTGTGGGGTGTATGACGGGAGTGAGATCCATGAGTCTTCTGCTGTGATGGTGCATCTCAGCAGGGAGGGGGCACAG gcagaggtTTATGCTCCTGATGTTGACCAGATGCATGTGGTGGACCATGTGAAAGGACAGCCCACTCAGGAGAAGCGCAATGTGCTAGTTGAAAGTGCCAGAATAGCCAGAGGCAACATCAAGGATCTAGCTAAGCTGGATGTCAAGGAGCTGGATGCCCTAATCATACCAG GTGGCTTTGGAGTGGCTAAAAACCTGAGTACTTGGGCTACCCAAGGCAAGAACTGCATCATCTGCAAAGAGGTGGAGGATGTCCTGAAGGCATTCCACTCTGCCAAAAAGCCCATTGGCCTGTGCTGCATTTCCCCAGTGCTGGCAGCCAAAATCTTCCCAGGCTGTGAGCTGACCGTGGGTCATGACACAGAGTGTGAGAA GTGGCCTTACGCAAAGACTGCTGAGACCATGAAGGAGCTTGGTTGCAAGCATGTGAACAAACACGTCACTGAAACTCATGTGGATATGAAGAACAAGCTGGTAACCACCAGCGCCTTCATGTGCAATGCCCCCATTCATGAGATCTATGATGGCATTGGAAAAATGGTCAAAGAAGTGGTCAGACTTGCCTGA